In Allocoprobacillus halotolerans, a genomic segment contains:
- a CDS encoding GyrI-like domain-containing protein — protein sequence MHFEKVHDGKCIQILHIGSFDDEPVSFQKMDLYIKENGVKRIGDLHREIYLSHPQRVQKERFKTILRYFVD from the coding sequence ATTCATTTTGAAAAAGTACATGATGGTAAATGTATCCAAATATTACATATTGGTAGTTTTGATGATGAACCAGTATCTTTTCAAAAAATGGATTTATATATAAAGGAAAATGGGGTGAAACGTATTGGTGATTTACATAGAGAAATATATTTAAGTCATCCTCAACGCGTTCAAAAAGAACGTTTCAAAACAATTTTACGTTATTTTGTAGACTAA
- a CDS encoding substrate-binding periplasmic protein — MKEINIAVSPDYAPYESLDTEGNIVGFDPDMIALFPSYLNDENTEYKFTWHQMSFENIVTQVQSGQVDLGVSGFTYDEERKVEWSKPYTATAQVAVVNKNSDIKTVDDLEGKVIAAQSGATGEDAAKSIKNAKVVSVSNVQEIFSALTSQQYDAVVVDLAVAQNYVKEQGFVMLEESLLDEKNYIIAKEGNTEMINMVNGCLDKFLASDDYSKLCEKYGLKQLEE; from the coding sequence GTGAAAGAAATTAATATTGCGGTTTCTCCAGATTATGCACCATATGAATCATTAGATACAGAAGGAAATATTGTGGGATTTGATCCAGATATGATTGCATTATTTCCAAGTTATTTAAATGATGAAAATACTGAATACAAATTTACATGGCATCAAATGTCATTTGAAAATATTGTGACTCAAGTTCAAAGTGGACAAGTTGATTTAGGAGTTTCAGGTTTTACTTATGATGAAGAGAGAAAAGTAGAATGGTCTAAGCCATATACTGCAACTGCTCAAGTTGCTGTTGTTAATAAAAATTCTGATATTAAAACAGTTGATGATTTAGAAGGAAAAGTTATTGCAGCACAAAGTGGTGCTACAGGTGAAGATGCGGCTAAAAGTATTAAAAATGCAAAAGTTGTTTCAGTTTCTAATGTTCAAGAAATCTTTAGTGCATTAACAAGTCAACAATATGATGCTGTTGTTGTGGATTTAGCTGTTGCTCAAAATTATGTTAAAGAACAAGGTTTTGTTATGTTAGAAGAATCATTACTTGATGAAAAGAATTATATTATTGCTAAAGAAGGAAATACTGAAATGATTAACATGGTTAATGGATGTTTAGATAAATTCTTAGCGAGTGATGATTATTCAAAATTATGCGAAAAATATGGTTTAAAACAATTAGAAGAATAA
- a CDS encoding nitroreductase family protein — translation MELQDVLEKRKSIRRHYLNKNIDEDVLEQLIGAAILAPSWKNSQVTRYYIAKSEEARKAVKDALPEFNQENVGDAPVFIVSAIILNRSGYNRDGTPTNELGNGWGYYDCGLHNMNLLLKATELGLSSLVMGIRDEKAIQTFFEIPDNQSVVSVIALGYDDGQKVERPQRKTFEDIVVMK, via the coding sequence ATGGAGTTACAAGACGTTTTAGAAAAAAGGAAAAGTATCAGAAGACATTATCTTAACAAAAATATTGATGAAGATGTATTAGAACAGTTAATTGGGGCAGCTATTTTAGCGCCTTCATGGAAGAATTCACAAGTGACACGTTATTATATTGCTAAAAGTGAAGAAGCAAGAAAAGCAGTGAAAGATGCATTGCCTGAATTTAATCAGGAAAATGTGGGAGATGCGCCTGTGTTTATCGTTTCAGCGATTATTTTAAATCGTTCTGGCTATAATAGAGATGGAACACCAACTAATGAATTAGGAAATGGATGGGGTTATTATGATTGTGGTTTACACAATATGAATCTTTTATTAAAAGCCACTGAACTTGGTTTATCAAGTCTTGTTATGGGCATTCGTGATGAAAAAGCAATTCAAACATTTTTTGAAATTCCTGATAATCAATCAGTTGTCAGTGTTATTGCTTTAGGCTATGATGATGGTCAAAAAGTAGAAAGACCACAACGTAAGACTTTTGAAGATATTGTTGTAATGAAATGA
- a CDS encoding transposase codes for MTLRIVRFEATENNYVTIITNLSEDEFSLDDFRELYHFRWNEETAFNKVKNTLGMIYFHARKRQLIQQEINATFLMYNVSEIIINNIEMKQNCRYRYKANFANAVTNIRLYLRDLLEEDVLVSRIKKFLVPERPERSYKRSIKPKSVKPFNNRTS; via the coding sequence ATGACACTTCGCATCGTACGTTTCGAAGCCACTGAAAACAACTATGTGACAATCATCACGAACCTTAGCGAAGATGAATTTTCGCTTGATGACTTCAGGGAGCTGTACCACTTTCGCTGGAATGAGGAAACAGCCTTCAATAAGGTAAAGAATACACTTGGAATGATTTATTTCCATGCAAGAAAAAGACAGCTGATCCAGCAGGAAATCAATGCAACATTCCTGATGTATAATGTTTCTGAAATCATCATCAATAATATTGAGATGAAACAGAACTGCAGATACCGCTACAAGGCGAATTTTGCCAATGCAGTGACAAACATACGATTGTATCTCAGGGATCTATTGGAAGAAGATGTTCTTGTTTCAAGAATAAAAAAATTTCTGGTCCCTGAACGACCAGAAAGATCATATAAACGTTCTATAAAACCGAAATCAGTCAAACCGTTTAATAATAGAACGTCCTGA